A section of the Candidatus Ozemobacteraceae bacterium genome encodes:
- a CDS encoding tetratricopeptide repeat protein translates to MGRSVKWLSGIVLVFVLALSGMAWSQEPPPGEGPEMMGQGGPGMGPGGPGMGPGGPGMGPGGPGMGPGGPGMGPRGMREQMDPETHKKLAALRMTSEAHKKLADLYIEQGKSDEAVVQLKKILELANSVTDEKAKRKVSDQIGRVYIEIAQIYLKNNKIAEAEAILNEGVEKTKNDNPETASRMVLTLGDMFRKAGKTAEAEKAFQRVIELNAAAKADQK, encoded by the coding sequence ATGGGAAGATCTGTCAAATGGTTGAGCGGTATCGTCCTCGTATTCGTCCTCGCGTTGAGCGGCATGGCGTGGTCTCAGGAACCGCCTCCCGGGGAAGGTCCGGAGATGATGGGCCAGGGTGGTCCCGGCATGGGGCCGGGTGGTCCCGGCATGGGGCCGGGTGGTCCCGGCATGGGGCCGGGTGGTCCCGGCATGGGGCCGGGCGGTCCCGGGATGGGGCCTCGCGGCATGCGTGAGCAAATGGATCCCGAGACCCATAAGAAACTCGCAGCACTCCGCATGACGTCCGAAGCGCACAAGAAACTCGCCGACCTGTATATCGAACAGGGCAAAAGCGATGAAGCCGTCGTACAGCTCAAGAAAATTCTCGAACTGGCCAACTCGGTGACCGACGAGAAAGCGAAGCGCAAGGTATCCGATCAGATCGGCCGCGTCTACATCGAGATCGCACAGATCTATCTCAAAAACAATAAAATAGCCGAGGCGGAGGCAATCCTGAACGAGGGTGTCGAGAAAACGAAGAACGACAACCCCGAAACCGCTTCCCGCATGGTTCTGACGCTCGGCGACATGTTCCGCAAGGCCGGCAAGACGGCCGAAGCCGAAAAGGCCTTCCAGCGAGTCATCGAGCTCAACGCCGCCGCGAAGGCCGATCAGAAGTAA
- a CDS encoding RNA polymerase sigma factor, which translates to MNDAEALELARKGRPEGFRSIWETYGRYLYTLAFRLLRDGPLAEDAVQEAFTAAFRSIGGFRGESRLKTWLYSILYRSVLRLQERRRGNGCCDLPDELPSGRNRHAELETRLDVRTVLDRLPSRDRAVLIMAYWDDLTCSEIADVLSTNENHVKILLYRARNRFAGIWNGKPPVAKEETSS; encoded by the coding sequence ATGAACGACGCCGAAGCGTTGGAACTCGCCCGCAAGGGCCGGCCCGAAGGTTTCCGCTCGATTTGGGAAACCTACGGCCGCTATCTTTACACCCTTGCATTCCGCCTTCTCCGCGACGGTCCGCTGGCCGAGGATGCCGTCCAGGAAGCCTTCACGGCGGCTTTCCGGTCGATCGGCGGCTTTCGCGGCGAGTCCCGCCTCAAGACGTGGCTGTACAGCATCCTCTATAGGTCCGTTCTCAGACTCCAGGAAAGGCGCCGCGGAAACGGCTGCTGCGACCTGCCCGACGAACTCCCTTCAGGTCGCAACCGGCATGCGGAACTCGAAACTAGGCTCGACGTCAGAACCGTTCTCGACCGTCTTCCGTCCAGGGATCGCGCGGTCCTCATCATGGCCTACTGGGACGACCTGACCTGCTCCGAAATCGCCGACGTCCTCTCGACGAACGAGAATCACGTCAAAATCCTTCTGTACCGTGCCCGCAACAGATTTGCCGGCATCTGGAACGGCAAGCCGCCCGTTGCGAAAGAGGAGACCTCATCATGA
- the murB gene encoding UDP-N-acetylmuramate dehydrogenase, with product MDALMLELERRLQKDVPLAPFTTFRIGGPAQLFLEANDEAELAAAVRLALAKRIPFFLLGGGSNLVISDQGIEGLVIRNRAREGHIVDAAAGLLTASTGHTLWDVVQLAQRSGLTGFETLAGIPGSIGGALYGNAGAYGKCIGDLLVAADVLDPSNGEIHRVDASFFEFGYRTSALKRKPGIVLRATFRLSQGDPKAILAQMEDILAQRHSKHPPIEVGCAGSFFKNLDPNPGEARRRAAGEVLEKAGAKEMTVGGASVYAKHANFIVNYGKATAADVRNLALLLKSKVMEMFGIELHEEVLYVGR from the coding sequence ATGGATGCATTGATGCTTGAACTCGAACGACGCCTTCAGAAGGACGTCCCGCTCGCGCCCTTCACGACCTTCCGCATCGGTGGCCCCGCCCAATTGTTTCTCGAAGCGAACGACGAAGCGGAACTTGCGGCGGCCGTTCGCCTGGCCCTTGCGAAGCGCATTCCATTTTTCCTGCTTGGCGGGGGCTCAAACCTCGTCATTTCCGACCAGGGCATCGAAGGTCTCGTGATCCGCAACCGTGCTCGCGAAGGGCACATCGTTGATGCAGCAGCCGGTCTGCTCACCGCGTCCACCGGACACACCCTCTGGGATGTCGTTCAACTTGCCCAGCGCAGCGGACTGACCGGTTTCGAAACGCTCGCGGGCATTCCCGGCTCCATCGGCGGCGCCTTGTATGGAAACGCGGGCGCCTACGGGAAATGCATCGGCGACCTGCTCGTCGCCGCGGACGTGCTCGACCCTTCGAACGGCGAGATCCATCGCGTCGATGCGTCGTTTTTCGAGTTCGGCTACCGCACCAGCGCGCTGAAGCGCAAACCGGGCATCGTCCTCCGCGCGACCTTCCGTCTGAGCCAGGGCGATCCGAAGGCGATCCTCGCCCAGATGGAGGACATTCTCGCCCAGCGCCATTCCAAGCATCCTCCGATCGAGGTCGGTTGTGCCGGCTCGTTCTTCAAGAATCTCGACCCGAATCCGGGAGAGGCCCGCAGGAGAGCCGCTGGAGAGGTCCTCGAAAAGGCCGGCGCGAAGGAAATGACGGTCGGCGGAGCGAGCGTCTATGCGAAGCATGCGAATTTCATCGTCAACTACGGCAAGGCGACCGCCGCCGACGTGCGTAACCTAGCTCTTCTGCTCAAGAGCAAAGTCATGGAAATGTTCGGCATTGAACTCCACGAAGAGGTCCTGTACGTCGGTCGCTGA
- a CDS encoding peptidylprolyl isomerase — MLRFAALGFLFFAATTVMAQVPADIKLEKADNPLVKLTTDAGEIWIELFPDSAPKHVESFLTLIGKGYYNGLSFHRVVPGFVIQGGCPKGDGTGGPGYTLPAEFNSRKHEKGTLAMARTSDPNSAGSQFYICLDRIPHLDGQYTVFGRVVKGNELPEKVKMGDKMKIEILQGQAQK, encoded by the coding sequence ATGTTGCGTTTTGCCGCACTCGGGTTCCTGTTTTTCGCCGCTACGACCGTGATGGCACAGGTTCCGGCCGACATCAAACTCGAAAAGGCCGACAATCCTCTCGTCAAGCTGACGACGGACGCCGGCGAGATCTGGATCGAACTGTTCCCCGATTCCGCCCCGAAACATGTCGAGAGTTTCCTGACCCTGATCGGAAAGGGATACTACAACGGCCTGTCGTTCCACCGCGTCGTTCCGGGCTTCGTCATCCAGGGCGGCTGCCCCAAGGGCGACGGCACCGGCGGCCCCGGCTACACGCTTCCCGCCGAATTCAACAGCAGGAAGCACGAGAAAGGCACGCTCGCCATGGCCCGCACGAGCGACCCCAACTCGGCCGGCAGCCAGTTTTATATCTGTCTCGATAGAATTCCCCATCTCGACGGCCAGTATACCGTTTTCGGCCGCGTCGTCAAGGGCAACGAGCTGCCCGAGAAGGTGAAGATGGGCGACAAGATGAAGATCGAGATCCTCCAGGGCCAGGCGCAAAAGTAA
- a CDS encoding phospholipid carrier-dependent glycosyltransferase has product MACLAPDAVKTWWGGSGSAHLVEIAGSKPFLLRVRSVFIVICSFSIAWVFLAAFIARRGPWEALAAAALMGSSFEYAYHARWVVPDAVMAQWAALFLVGMSLYFFQPARREKGLLLCAVAGGLACGTKYPGGALLIPLSILTLCSLNGGDEQSRISGGKTIAVLSIFCTVFLLTTPGFVKDFEQLFRELAWHVNYYAHNSAVYSVGSGLDHAIRILTYFGGVVFSPFPVAAVCFSLFFPFGLWDLKKESGRFVIAFLSFPLFYFWFFSRQEAMIVRNLLVLIPFAALITARGMSLVFAWAETVIAGRIIRMALAGMLFAGFTANVAWLWYAAETIVRRGNTDQVRRLDDFIVSRPERKFFVSPMIARDLARIRTPGSSNVTTELSPSCDFSVINTDEINSNRWKWENLWEANRFFNLEAVFGPCEVNIECYPSWLGDGRILVLPMKQ; this is encoded by the coding sequence ATGGCCTGTCTCGCGCCGGACGCCGTGAAGACATGGTGGGGTGGAAGCGGATCGGCTCACCTCGTGGAGATCGCCGGATCGAAACCGTTTCTTCTCAGGGTGCGATCCGTTTTCATCGTCATCTGTTCCTTTTCGATAGCCTGGGTTTTCCTTGCCGCGTTCATCGCACGGCGCGGCCCCTGGGAGGCCCTTGCCGCCGCGGCGTTGATGGGTTCATCGTTCGAATACGCCTACCACGCGAGATGGGTCGTTCCCGATGCCGTGATGGCGCAATGGGCGGCCCTTTTCCTGGTGGGAATGAGCCTGTATTTCTTTCAGCCGGCTCGTCGTGAGAAGGGGCTTCTCCTGTGCGCTGTCGCGGGAGGACTCGCCTGTGGAACGAAGTATCCCGGAGGAGCCCTCCTCATCCCCCTGTCGATCCTGACGTTATGCTCCTTGAACGGTGGTGACGAACAATCGCGTATCAGCGGTGGAAAGACGATCGCCGTCTTGTCCATTTTCTGCACCGTGTTCCTTCTTACAACACCCGGTTTCGTCAAGGACTTCGAGCAGCTTTTTCGGGAACTGGCCTGGCACGTCAACTATTACGCGCACAATTCGGCCGTGTATTCCGTCGGAAGCGGATTGGACCACGCAATCCGTATTCTGACCTATTTCGGCGGCGTGGTATTTTCCCCCTTTCCGGTTGCAGCCGTCTGTTTCTCCCTCTTTTTTCCGTTCGGTCTCTGGGACCTGAAAAAGGAGAGCGGACGGTTCGTCATCGCCTTTCTATCATTTCCGCTATTCTATTTTTGGTTTTTCAGCCGTCAGGAGGCGATGATCGTCCGAAATCTCCTCGTGCTTATCCCATTCGCAGCCCTCATCACGGCGAGGGGAATGAGCCTGGTATTCGCCTGGGCCGAAACGGTGATTGCTGGCCGTATCATACGCATGGCCCTCGCTGGAATGCTCTTCGCCGGCTTCACGGCGAATGTCGCATGGCTCTGGTATGCCGCGGAGACCATCGTCCGGAGAGGAAATACCGACCAAGTCCGGCGCCTTGACGATTTCATCGTCTCCCGACCGGAACGAAAGTTTTTTGTGTCCCCGATGATCGCCCGGGACCTTGCACGCATTCGAACTCCCGGCTCCTCCAACGTTACGACCGAGCTTTCACCGTCGTGCGACTTCAGCGTGATCAACACCGACGAAATCAACAGCAACCGATGGAAGTGGGAAAACCTCTGGGAGGCGAACCGGTTTTTCAATCTCGAAGCCGTGTTCGGCCCTTGTGAGGTGAACATCGAATGCTACCCGAGTTGGCTCGGAGACGGGCGAATCCTCGTTCTTCCGATGAAACAATAG
- a CDS encoding energy transducer TonB, with protein sequence MPNADIQTLTIDPNEGTEEYKVSILLHLALLLFMTAWMAWRGMFGPALPVVHQVRLVGPLIVAQPGSGKTPLPTPASALRSGTNKKLSTGLTGPRRPSAQSRKKHSPVLKGPVTTKTKTKVGERLKPGKADPVQASDVKPTVVQEGPEHSRELRPTLKNPSFDEVSVFSPDLSAPSPVAPPIAGLDLGDPIDTPEPAEELSGPLESGQGNEKSSPSGNPDVSAVPGGGDVSIAGIESLGGGGERLEPPRVISRVVPEYPDWARRQGVHGQAVYKVLIQEAGTVGDVITLSSTIDPRLAIVGSQSLRRWRFTPVLLNGEPRETWVQITVQFTLNG encoded by the coding sequence ATGCCAAACGCTGACATCCAGACGCTGACGATCGACCCGAACGAGGGGACGGAAGAATACAAGGTATCGATTCTTCTGCATCTCGCGCTGCTGCTCTTCATGACCGCATGGATGGCATGGCGCGGCATGTTCGGCCCCGCGCTTCCGGTCGTTCATCAGGTCAGACTGGTCGGGCCGCTGATCGTCGCGCAGCCCGGATCGGGGAAAACGCCGCTCCCGACGCCGGCGTCCGCCCTTCGCAGCGGGACCAACAAAAAACTGTCCACGGGCCTGACCGGCCCCAGGCGCCCTTCCGCGCAGTCACGGAAAAAGCATTCGCCGGTCCTGAAAGGCCCCGTGACCACGAAGACGAAGACCAAAGTCGGGGAGCGGTTGAAGCCCGGCAAGGCCGATCCCGTCCAGGCGTCCGACGTGAAGCCGACCGTCGTGCAGGAAGGTCCGGAGCACTCTCGTGAACTGCGCCCGACGCTGAAAAATCCGAGTTTCGACGAAGTCAGCGTATTCTCGCCGGATCTTTCGGCTCCTTCGCCCGTCGCTCCTCCCATCGCCGGGCTCGATCTCGGAGACCCGATCGACACGCCGGAACCGGCTGAAGAACTGAGCGGCCCGCTCGAAAGCGGCCAGGGGAACGAGAAGTCTTCGCCCAGCGGCAATCCGGACGTCAGTGCGGTTCCGGGGGGCGGCGACGTTTCGATCGCCGGCATCGAGTCGCTTGGCGGAGGCGGCGAACGTCTCGAACCGCCAAGGGTCATTTCCCGCGTCGTCCCAGAGTATCCGGACTGGGCGAGGCGGCAGGGCGTTCACGGGCAAGCCGTCTACAAGGTTCTCATTCAGGAAGCGGGCACCGTCGGTGACGTCATTACGCTCAGTTCGACCATCGATCCCCGCCTCGCGATCGTCGGCTCGCAATCGCTCAGGCGCTGGCGCTTCACGCCGGTGCTGTTGAACGGAGAGCCGCGAGAAACGTGGGTCCAGATCACCGTCCAGTTCACCCTCAACGGCTGA
- a CDS encoding biopolymer transporter ExbD has translation MKKLLPERRREKPQIVVTNLIDVILLLVFFFMITSSFAKDAKKLPVELPKASSGVAIEGETLSFQVDRDGNVMLAAAVVGDEEVSAKVAEYVSGDVNRPILLEADESANYGRVVQVLDRIRTAGGINVGLSTKTVTNAKR, from the coding sequence GTGAAAAAGCTGCTGCCTGAACGGCGCCGGGAGAAACCCCAGATCGTCGTCACGAACCTGATCGACGTCATCCTGCTGCTCGTCTTCTTCTTCATGATCACGAGCTCGTTCGCCAAGGATGCGAAGAAACTTCCGGTCGAGCTTCCGAAAGCGTCGTCGGGGGTGGCCATCGAAGGCGAAACGCTGTCGTTCCAGGTCGACCGCGACGGCAACGTCATGCTCGCCGCTGCCGTCGTCGGTGATGAAGAGGTTTCGGCAAAGGTGGCGGAGTATGTTTCCGGCGACGTGAACAGGCCGATTCTCCTCGAGGCCGACGAGTCGGCCAACTACGGCCGCGTGGTGCAGGTCCTCGACCGGATTCGCACCGCCGGCGGAATCAACGTCGGACTTTCGACAAAGACCGTGACCAATGCCAAACGCTGA
- a CDS encoding MotA/TolQ/ExbB proton channel family protein encodes MFSNLFIVDVFVKGGPVMVPILLCSIIGVAVMIERARFYLRHMNRVDTFMVHVRSALAERNYLEAVRLCRTEKHPLAKVIAAGIDRLDLPKDALLDVMRQEALRQMKHFEKNTGVLSTIAAISPLLGLTGTVTGMISSFSIISTIGIGDPTALAGGISEALYTTAAGLFIGIPALVAFNWCEGRIKEFEEQVEYYSLDLANNLSLASAATEGTREKAAA; translated from the coding sequence ATGTTCAGCAATCTCTTCATCGTCGACGTTTTCGTGAAAGGCGGCCCCGTGATGGTCCCGATCCTGCTGTGCAGCATCATCGGCGTCGCCGTCATGATCGAGCGGGCACGGTTCTATCTTCGTCACATGAACCGCGTCGATACGTTCATGGTTCACGTGCGGTCCGCTCTCGCCGAGCGGAACTACCTCGAAGCCGTCAGGCTGTGCCGCACCGAGAAGCATCCTCTCGCGAAGGTTATCGCAGCCGGCATCGACCGCCTCGACTTGCCGAAGGACGCGCTGCTCGACGTGATGAGACAGGAAGCACTCCGCCAGATGAAACATTTCGAGAAGAATACCGGCGTCCTCTCCACGATCGCCGCGATCAGCCCGCTGCTTGGCCTCACTGGGACCGTCACCGGTATGATCTCTTCGTTCAGCATCATTTCGACGATCGGCATCGGCGACCCGACGGCGCTCGCCGGCGGCATCTCGGAGGCGCTGTATACGACCGCCGCCGGCCTGTTCATCGGCATCCCCGCCCTCGTCGCGTTCAACTGGTGCGAGGGCCGCATCAAGGAGTTCGAGGAGCAGGTCGAGTATTACTCGCTCGATCTGGCGAACAACCTGTCCCTGGCATCTGCCGCCACGGAGGGAACCCGTGAAAAAGCTGCTGCCTGA
- a CDS encoding tetratricopeptide repeat protein: MTIERTLRKPAFFLLLLISVSSFSAVPAFAAPARDTPEAVQQYKYALGLIQRQLYEEADHVLAKINSDPTPFSNRDGALFWQAECNYRLKKFTPAIALYSQVLKDYPQSSFFNRAAYGLGWAHARDNNPKSAIEAFARVSPKDRGLFVDSRLKSGFLMVKYGMDQGKAADLYEGLLLEKDLTDAHRQEAHLQSGIIRFNQSLYDAAITHFREALPLSGAAQKPGVMFYLAESYFRHKNFPEAIVQYQEIATASAPKEIKDKAAYSLAWCHIKSGKPESAVDVLKRLAEDPTAVVRNESVENLVELLMNLHRYRDAAAWMKKASVILGDEKALEMQYMYGLALSRLGEFKDSLSAFQSFIKAHPKHRRSEDARYQCALVRISLGNFREALDDLSPLLRRETPPELREKALYRTGECYFNLGNLASAKESFERLIRDYPQGAARMDALFQLGEIAYQTGLHADALEAFTTIGKGSNDLASQAAFRAGEVLMKAGRYADAVARFEEYLVRFPKGSLREDAQFKIGLCRLELKDPAQALAAFSQLRESQGYFRQEARFQIGEISRDLGNYPLAIQQYKAIIAEEPNNPITARARRAVGICLFHMKDFAGAEEAFRSILKDYPASDAAIPETRLWLGRTLVSLGKIDEGIIEFLNVPIMYPKSPLHAEAYAEAARGYEKLGRRDKARRMWGEVLRVQPNGPFASEAAAFKP; encoded by the coding sequence ATGACAATTGAACGAACACTGCGGAAACCGGCGTTTTTCCTGCTTCTTCTGATCTCCGTCTCTTCCTTTTCTGCAGTTCCGGCCTTCGCGGCCCCCGCACGGGATACCCCTGAAGCCGTCCAACAGTATAAATACGCCCTCGGCCTCATCCAGAGACAGTTGTACGAAGAGGCCGACCACGTTCTCGCGAAAATCAATTCCGATCCGACGCCGTTTTCGAACCGCGACGGGGCGCTGTTTTGGCAGGCCGAGTGCAACTACCGCCTGAAGAAATTCACGCCCGCGATCGCTCTGTACTCTCAGGTATTGAAAGACTACCCCCAGAGCTCTTTTTTCAACCGTGCGGCCTACGGCCTCGGTTGGGCGCACGCGCGGGACAACAACCCCAAGTCTGCGATCGAGGCCTTCGCCCGAGTCTCACCGAAGGACCGCGGCCTGTTCGTCGATTCGCGCCTCAAATCCGGCTTTCTGATGGTCAAATACGGCATGGATCAAGGCAAGGCCGCCGATCTGTATGAAGGGCTCCTGCTCGAAAAGGATCTCACCGACGCCCATCGTCAGGAAGCCCATCTCCAATCAGGCATCATCCGGTTCAATCAGAGTCTCTACGACGCGGCGATCACCCATTTCCGCGAAGCCCTGCCCTTGTCCGGAGCCGCGCAGAAGCCCGGAGTCATGTTCTACCTCGCCGAATCCTATTTCCGTCACAAGAATTTCCCGGAAGCGATCGTGCAGTATCAGGAGATCGCAACTGCGTCAGCCCCCAAGGAGATCAAGGACAAGGCGGCGTATTCCCTCGCCTGGTGCCACATCAAGAGCGGAAAGCCCGAATCCGCGGTCGACGTTCTCAAGCGACTCGCCGAAGATCCCACGGCCGTCGTCCGGAACGAGTCGGTCGAGAATCTCGTCGAACTGCTGATGAATCTTCACAGATACCGGGATGCCGCGGCCTGGATGAAAAAAGCGTCGGTCATCCTCGGCGACGAAAAAGCTCTTGAGATGCAGTATATGTACGGCCTCGCCCTCTCCCGTCTCGGCGAATTCAAGGACAGCCTCTCGGCCTTCCAGTCGTTCATCAAGGCGCATCCAAAACATCGCCGCAGCGAAGATGCCCGCTACCAGTGCGCCCTCGTGCGCATCTCGCTCGGCAACTTCCGCGAGGCCCTCGACGATCTGTCTCCCCTCCTCCGCCGCGAGACGCCCCCGGAACTTCGCGAAAAGGCGCTGTATCGTACGGGGGAGTGCTACTTCAACCTCGGCAACCTTGCCTCCGCGAAGGAGTCGTTCGAGCGCCTGATCAGGGATTATCCGCAGGGCGCTGCCCGGATGGACGCCCTGTTCCAGCTCGGTGAAATCGCCTACCAGACCGGTCTGCATGCGGACGCCCTCGAGGCGTTCACCACCATCGGAAAGGGGTCGAACGACCTCGCTTCCCAAGCGGCGTTCCGCGCCGGTGAGGTCTTGATGAAAGCCGGCCGGTATGCCGATGCGGTCGCACGGTTCGAGGAGTATCTGGTCCGGTTTCCGAAAGGGTCGCTTCGCGAGGACGCCCAGTTCAAGATCGGTCTCTGCCGTCTCGAGCTCAAGGACCCCGCCCAGGCCCTCGCCGCATTCTCGCAACTGCGCGAGTCTCAGGGCTATTTCCGACAGGAAGCCCGGTTCCAGATCGGCGAGATTTCGCGCGATCTCGGCAACTACCCCCTCGCCATTCAGCAGTATAAGGCGATTATCGCGGAAGAGCCGAATAATCCGATCACCGCCCGGGCACGGCGGGCGGTCGGGATCTGCCTTTTCCACATGAAGGATTTCGCCGGCGCCGAGGAGGCGTTCCGGTCGATTCTCAAGGACTACCCGGCTTCCGATGCGGCCATTCCCGAAACCCGCCTGTGGCTCGGGCGAACGCTCGTCTCGCTCGGCAAGATCGACGAAGGGATCATCGAGTTCCTCAACGTTCCCATCATGTATCCGAAATCCCCGCTCCATGCGGAGGCCTATGCGGAAGCGGCGCGCGGCTATGAAAAGCTTGGCCGTCGGGACAAGGCGCGCAGGATGTGGGGCGAGGTTCTTCGCGTGCAGCCGAACGGTCCCTTCGCTTCGGAGGCTGCCGCCTTCAAACCCTGA
- a CDS encoding twin-arginine translocase TatA/TatE family subunit → MGLNLSELIVILIIILILFGPGKLPEIGKAIGRGIREFKKAQSGLTDDEDKSENDKDKKA, encoded by the coding sequence ATGGGTCTCAATTTATCGGAGCTGATCGTCATCCTCATCATCATCCTCATTCTGTTCGGTCCCGGAAAGCTTCCCGAGATCGGCAAGGCGATCGGCAGGGGTATACGTGAATTTAAGAAGGCCCAGAGCGGACTAACGGATGACGAGGACAAATCTGAAAACGATAAAGACAAAAAGGCGTAA